The Vibrio chagasii genome includes a region encoding these proteins:
- a CDS encoding argininosuccinate synthase, whose product MSKVNVKKVVVAYSGGLDTSVIIPWLKENYDCEVVAFVADVGQGAEELEGIEEKAKASGASECYIADLKEEMVADYIFPTLKTGAYYEGKYLLGTSMARPIIAKAQVEVARKVGADALCHGCTGKGNDQVRFEGAFAALAPDLHVIAPWREWDLVSREECLDYLAERNIPCTASLTKIYSRDANAWHISTEGGVLEDTWNAPNEDCWAWTVDPEQAPNESETVTLKVEKGEVVAVDGETMTPYNALVYLNEKGAKHGVGRIDIVENRLVGMKSRGCYETPGGTIMMEALRAVEQLVLDKAAFEFREELGVKASHLVYDGRWFTPLCKSILAATEELAQDVNGEVVVKLYKGHATVTQKRSDNSLYSEEFATFGEDEVYDQSHAEGFIRLYSLSSRIRALNSQK is encoded by the coding sequence ATGAGCAAAGTTAACGTAAAGAAAGTTGTAGTAGCCTACTCTGGCGGTCTAGACACATCAGTAATCATTCCATGGTTGAAAGAGAACTATGACTGTGAAGTAGTGGCGTTTGTCGCGGATGTTGGCCAAGGTGCTGAAGAGCTAGAAGGTATTGAAGAAAAAGCAAAAGCTTCAGGTGCTTCTGAGTGTTACATCGCTGACCTTAAAGAAGAGATGGTTGCTGATTACATCTTCCCAACGCTAAAAACTGGTGCTTACTACGAAGGTAAATACCTACTAGGTACTTCAATGGCTCGTCCAATCATTGCTAAAGCACAGGTTGAAGTTGCGCGTAAAGTAGGTGCAGATGCACTGTGTCACGGTTGTACGGGTAAAGGTAATGACCAAGTTCGTTTTGAAGGTGCGTTCGCTGCACTAGCACCAGACCTACACGTAATTGCACCATGGCGTGAGTGGGATCTAGTGAGCCGTGAAGAATGTCTGGATTACCTAGCTGAGCGTAACATTCCTTGTACTGCTTCTCTGACTAAGATCTACTCTCGTGACGCAAACGCATGGCACATCTCAACAGAAGGTGGCGTACTTGAAGATACATGGAACGCGCCAAACGAAGATTGCTGGGCTTGGACTGTAGACCCAGAGCAAGCGCCAAACGAATCTGAAACAGTGACGCTTAAAGTTGAAAAAGGCGAAGTGGTTGCCGTTGACGGTGAAACAATGACACCATACAACGCACTGGTTTACCTGAACGAGAAGGGTGCTAAGCACGGTGTTGGTCGTATCGATATCGTAGAGAACCGTCTTGTTGGTATGAAGTCGCGTGGTTGTTACGAAACTCCGGGTGGCACCATCATGATGGAAGCACTGCGTGCAGTAGAGCAATTGGTTCTTGATAAAGCAGCATTTGAATTCCGTGAAGAGCTAGGCGTTAAAGCTTCTCACCTTGTATACGATGGTCGTTGGTTCACTCCACTATGTAAGTCAATTCTTGCTGCGACAGAAGAGCTAGCGCAAGACGTTAACGGTGAGGTAGTTGTTAAGCTTTACAAAGGCCACGCAACGGTAACTCAGAAGCGTTCTGACAACAGCCTATACTCAGAAGAGTTTGCAACCTTTGGTGAAGATGAAGTTTACGACCAAAGTCATGCTGAAGGCTTCATCCGTCTTTACTCGCTATCAAGCCGTATCCGTGCTCTGAATAGCCAAAAGTAA
- the argB gene encoding acetylglutamate kinase produces MSLNNQPLIIKLGGAALSCGETLSKLFGAISAYQQQAQRPIVIVHGGGYLVDDLMNKLNLETVKKEGLRVTPYDQIPVIAGALAGTANKLLQGQAIKDGINAVGLSLADGGLCKVSELNPELGAVGKAEPGDSTVLQAILNAGALPIISSIGLTEQGQLMNVNADQAAVAVAGALDAELVLLSDVSGVLDGKGHLIPSLNQQQADDLIEGKVITDGMIVKVQAALEAANDLGRPIEVATWRYPEKLTQLFSGKSIGTQFLPQ; encoded by the coding sequence ATGAGCCTTAATAATCAACCATTAATCATAAAGCTAGGTGGCGCTGCGCTATCTTGTGGTGAAACACTTAGCAAGTTATTTGGTGCGATCTCTGCTTACCAACAACAAGCACAACGACCAATCGTGATTGTTCACGGCGGTGGTTACCTTGTCGATGATTTAATGAATAAGTTGAACCTTGAGACTGTTAAGAAAGAAGGTCTGCGCGTTACTCCTTATGATCAGATTCCTGTTATTGCTGGCGCGCTAGCGGGCACGGCGAACAAATTACTGCAAGGTCAGGCGATTAAAGACGGTATTAATGCTGTTGGTTTGAGCCTAGCTGATGGTGGTTTATGCAAAGTGAGCGAATTGAACCCTGAATTGGGCGCAGTTGGCAAAGCTGAACCAGGTGATTCAACCGTTCTACAAGCCATTCTGAATGCGGGCGCACTGCCAATCATCAGTTCAATTGGTCTAACTGAGCAAGGGCAACTGATGAATGTGAATGCTGACCAAGCTGCGGTTGCTGTTGCTGGTGCACTTGATGCTGAGCTGGTACTGCTTTCTGATGTAAGTGGCGTACTAGATGGCAAGGGTCACCTAATTCCAAGCCTTAACCAGCAGCAAGCTGATGACCTTATCGAAGGGAAAGTGATTACTGATGGCATGATCGTGAAGGTTCAAGCCGCACTAGAAGCTGCTAACGACCTTGGTCGACCAATCGAAGTCGCGACGTGGCGATACCCAGAAAAGCTAACACAACTGTTTTCAGGTAAAAGCATAGGAACACAGTTTTTACCTCAGTAG
- the argC gene encoding N-acetyl-gamma-glutamyl-phosphate reductase, with translation MLKTTIIGASGYTGAELALMINRHPELTLSGLYVSANSVDAGKPIAALHGKLAGLIDMPVQPLTNPEEVAKQSDVIFLATAHEVSHDLAPIFLENDCQVFDLSGAFRVKGENFYQEFYGFEHQHEQWLDKAAYGLAEWNEQEIKEAQLVAVAGCYPTASQLAIKPLVEAKLLDENQWPVINATSGVSGAGRKATMVNSFCEVSLQAYGVFNHRHQPEMAAHLGCDVIFTPHLGNFKRGILATITMKLAQGVTEQQVQDAFEQAYQGKPAVRLLEETLPRIQDVEQTPFCDLGWKVQGQHIIVVSAIDNLLKGASSQAMQCLNLRYGFAPLTALV, from the coding sequence ATGTTGAAAACCACGATCATTGGCGCAAGCGGCTACACAGGAGCAGAACTGGCTCTAATGATAAACAGACACCCTGAGCTCACGCTATCAGGTTTGTATGTCTCAGCCAATAGTGTAGACGCAGGTAAACCTATTGCAGCACTGCACGGTAAGTTAGCGGGCTTGATTGATATGCCAGTACAGCCATTAACGAATCCAGAAGAAGTGGCAAAGCAGTCTGATGTGATTTTCCTAGCGACAGCACATGAAGTGAGTCATGACCTGGCTCCTATCTTTCTAGAGAATGATTGCCAAGTATTCGACCTATCAGGTGCTTTTAGAGTTAAAGGCGAAAACTTCTACCAAGAGTTTTACGGCTTTGAACACCAACATGAACAGTGGCTAGATAAAGCGGCTTACGGTTTAGCGGAATGGAATGAGCAAGAGATTAAAGAAGCTCAGCTTGTTGCAGTCGCAGGTTGTTACCCAACGGCATCACAACTGGCGATTAAGCCTTTAGTTGAAGCTAAGTTACTGGACGAGAATCAATGGCCTGTGATTAACGCGACCAGCGGCGTTAGTGGGGCAGGGCGCAAGGCGACCATGGTCAACAGCTTCTGCGAAGTGAGCCTGCAAGCTTATGGTGTATTTAACCACCGTCATCAACCTGAAATGGCAGCACATTTAGGATGTGATGTGATTTTCACTCCGCACCTAGGCAACTTTAAGCGCGGCATTTTAGCGACCATTACTATGAAGCTGGCTCAGGGCGTGACAGAACAACAGGTACAAGATGCCTTTGAACAAGCTTACCAAGGCAAGCCAGCCGTAAGGTTACTCGAAGAGACATTGCCAAGAATTCAAGATGTAGAACAGACACCTTTCTGCGATTTAGGTTGGAAGGTTCAAGGTCAACACATCATCGTTGTTTCAGCGATTGATAACTTATTAAAGGGTGCATCTAGCCAAGCGATGCAGTGTTTAAATTTACGTTATGGTTTTGCGCCATTAACTGCGTTAGTGTAA
- the argE gene encoding acetylornithine deacetylase yields MQLPSFLEVYKGLISTDSISSTDPSWDHGNEKVIEKMAQWFKDLGFSVEVVEVEPGKHNMIAKMGSGEGGLLLAGHSDTVPFDEGRWNFDPHALTEHNNRFYGLGTADMKGFFAFIYEAVRKMDWSKQAKPLYVLATCDEETTMLGARHFTENAPFKPDYCIIGEPTSLVPIRGHKGHVANAVRVTGKSGHSSDPALGVNAIEIMHEVLFALMQLRDKLIKEYHHPGFAIPSPTLNLGHIHGGDSANRICGCCELHYDVRPLPSISLDGLDNMLRSALKEVEAKWPGRIEITPLHEPIPGYECQHDHPFIGGMESVCETESQTVNYCTEAPFLQELCPTLVLGPGSIDQAHQPDEFLSFDFIDPTIDVLGKSIRKYCF; encoded by the coding sequence ATGCAATTACCGAGTTTCCTTGAGGTCTATAAAGGCCTAATTTCCACCGACTCTATTAGTTCTACGGATCCAAGCTGGGATCATGGCAACGAGAAAGTGATCGAAAAAATGGCTCAATGGTTTAAAGATCTGGGCTTTAGCGTAGAAGTCGTGGAAGTTGAGCCTGGCAAGCATAATATGATCGCAAAAATGGGCTCAGGCGAAGGCGGCTTATTGCTGGCTGGACATAGTGATACCGTGCCATTTGATGAAGGGCGTTGGAATTTCGACCCTCACGCACTGACAGAACACAACAATCGCTTCTACGGATTAGGTACTGCCGACATGAAAGGCTTTTTCGCCTTTATCTATGAAGCAGTAAGAAAGATGGATTGGAGTAAACAGGCGAAGCCACTTTATGTATTGGCAACCTGTGATGAAGAGACCACCATGCTAGGTGCGCGTCATTTCACTGAAAACGCACCGTTTAAACCGGATTACTGCATCATTGGTGAACCGACCAGCCTAGTACCGATTCGCGGGCACAAAGGTCACGTGGCGAATGCAGTGCGCGTAACCGGTAAATCAGGTCACTCTTCAGATCCAGCATTAGGCGTTAACGCTATCGAAATCATGCATGAAGTGCTGTTTGCTTTGATGCAGCTGCGCGACAAATTAATTAAAGAGTACCACCACCCAGGGTTCGCAATTCCAAGCCCGACACTAAACCTAGGTCATATTCATGGTGGTGACAGCGCTAACCGTATTTGTGGTTGTTGTGAACTGCACTACGACGTGCGCCCTTTACCAAGTATCAGCTTAGACGGTTTAGATAACATGCTGCGCAGCGCACTCAAAGAAGTGGAAGCGAAGTGGCCGGGCAGAATTGAGATTACGCCACTGCACGAACCTATCCCAGGTTACGAGTGTCAGCACGACCACCCATTTATCGGCGGCATGGAATCCGTTTGCGAAACTGAATCACAAACCGTGAATTACTGTACCGAGGCACCTTTCCTCCAAGAACTTTGCCCAACCTTAGTTCTGGGGCCGGGCTCAATCGACCAAGCTCACCAACCGGATGAATTCTTAAGCTTTGATTTTATCGACCCAACGATTGACGTACTGGGTAAATCTATTCGTAAATATTGTTTCTAG
- the ppc gene encoding phosphoenolpyruvate carboxylase, with amino-acid sequence MTMNEKYAALKSNVSMLGRLLGNTIQDAHGDVILEKVETIRKLSKSARAGNKADRDSLVEEIKNLPNEQLTPVARAFNQFLNLTNMAEQYHTISRHCEEHVCEPDVLQSLFSKLNQNDISKLDAAQAVRDLNIELVLTAHPTEITRRTMINKLVKINECLSKLELSDLSHKERVKTERRLEQLIAQGWHSDVIRQQRPTPLDEAKWGFAVVENSLWEAVPDFLREMDGRLKGYLGEGLPIDARPVHFSSWMGGDRDGNPFVTHTITKEVLRLSRWKAADLYLGDVNELITELSMTKCNDAVRELAGDEHEAYRAILKNLRTLLNNTLEVLDAKLHDTEVPKKETLQNIDQLWTPLYACYQSLHECGMGVIADGSLLDTLRRLKAFGVHLVRLDVRQESTRHSDVLSELTRYLGIGDYDQWSEQDKIAFLTNELSSKRPLLPRDWEPSEQVKEVLDTCKVIAAQPREAFGAYVISMARTASDVLAVHLLLQECGCPYRMDVCPLFETLDDLNNSEAVMKQLMSIDLYRGFIQNHQMVMIGYSDSAKDAGVMSAGWAQYDAMDKLVKVCDEEGIELTLFHGRGGTVGRGGAPAHAALLSQPPKSLKGGLRVTEQGEMIRFKLGLPDVAVNSFNLYASAILEANLLPPPEPKQEWRDLMEVLSQVSCEAYRNVVRGEEKFVPYFRQATPELELGKLPLGSRPAKRNPNGGVESLRAIPWIFSWSQNRLVLPAWLGAGEAIQYSVDQGHQALLEEMCREWPFFSTRLGMLEMVYSKCNMEIAKYYDQRLVDEELLPLGELLREQLQKDIKAVLNVENNENLMQSDPWGLESIRLRNIYVEPLNMLQAELLYRTRKCETPPAELEEALMVTIAGIAAGMRNTG; translated from the coding sequence ATGACAATGAACGAGAAATACGCCGCTCTCAAGAGTAACGTAAGCATGCTGGGACGCTTGCTAGGTAACACAATCCAAGATGCACATGGTGACGTTATCTTAGAGAAAGTGGAAACTATCCGTAAACTTTCCAAATCCGCCCGCGCAGGCAACAAAGCTGACCGTGACAGCCTAGTTGAAGAAATCAAAAACCTGCCGAACGAACAACTCACTCCTGTTGCTCGTGCATTTAACCAATTTCTCAACCTCACCAACATGGCAGAGCAATACCACACCATCTCTCGCCACTGTGAGGAGCATGTTTGCGAACCAGACGTGCTGCAATCTCTATTTTCCAAATTAAACCAAAACGACATCAGCAAGCTAGATGCAGCTCAAGCTGTTCGCGACCTGAACATTGAGCTCGTTTTGACTGCACACCCAACAGAAATCACTCGTCGCACCATGATCAACAAGCTGGTGAAGATCAACGAATGTCTGTCTAAATTAGAATTAAGCGACCTATCACACAAAGAGCGCGTGAAAACCGAACGTCGCCTAGAGCAACTTATCGCTCAAGGTTGGCACTCTGATGTGATTCGTCAGCAACGCCCAACACCACTTGATGAAGCGAAATGGGGCTTTGCGGTTGTAGAAAACTCGCTATGGGAAGCTGTGCCTGATTTCCTGCGTGAAATGGATGGTCGACTAAAAGGCTACCTTGGTGAAGGCCTGCCGATTGATGCACGTCCAGTTCACTTCTCATCTTGGATGGGCGGTGACCGCGATGGTAACCCATTCGTAACGCACACTATTACCAAAGAGGTTCTGCGCCTATCTCGCTGGAAAGCCGCTGACCTTTACCTAGGTGACGTAAACGAGCTGATTACCGAACTGTCGATGACTAAGTGTAATGATGCGGTTCGTGAACTAGCCGGTGATGAGCATGAAGCTTACCGTGCAATCCTGAAGAACCTACGCACTCTACTGAACAACACACTAGAAGTACTAGATGCAAAACTGCATGACACTGAAGTTCCGAAGAAAGAAACACTACAGAACATCGACCAACTTTGGACTCCGCTTTACGCGTGTTACCAATCGCTGCACGAGTGTGGCATGGGCGTAATCGCAGACGGTTCTCTGCTTGATACCTTGCGCCGCCTAAAAGCGTTCGGTGTACATCTAGTTCGTCTCGATGTTCGTCAAGAAAGTACCCGTCACTCAGATGTACTGTCTGAACTGACTCGCTACTTAGGCATTGGTGATTACGACCAATGGAGCGAGCAAGACAAGATTGCTTTCTTAACCAATGAATTAAGCTCTAAGCGCCCGCTGCTTCCTCGCGATTGGGAGCCATCTGAACAGGTTAAAGAGGTTTTAGACACCTGTAAGGTCATTGCTGCTCAACCTCGTGAAGCCTTCGGTGCTTACGTGATTTCTATGGCGCGTACAGCATCAGATGTACTGGCTGTTCACTTGCTACTGCAAGAATGTGGCTGCCCATACCGCATGGACGTGTGTCCACTGTTCGAAACACTGGACGACTTGAACAACTCAGAAGCGGTAATGAAGCAGCTGATGAGTATCGACTTGTACCGTGGCTTCATCCAAAACCACCAAATGGTAATGATCGGCTACTCAGACTCAGCGAAAGATGCGGGCGTAATGTCTGCAGGTTGGGCTCAATACGATGCAATGGATAAGCTAGTTAAGGTTTGTGATGAAGAAGGCATTGAACTGACTCTATTCCACGGTCGTGGCGGTACGGTTGGTCGTGGTGGTGCGCCAGCGCACGCAGCTCTTCTTTCTCAGCCACCTAAGAGCTTGAAAGGCGGTTTACGTGTAACTGAGCAAGGCGAAATGATCCGCTTTAAGCTTGGCTTGCCAGATGTTGCTGTAAACAGCTTCAACCTTTACGCAAGTGCGATTCTAGAAGCGAACCTTCTGCCGCCACCAGAGCCAAAACAAGAGTGGCGCGACCTAATGGAAGTGCTGTCTCAAGTCTCTTGTGAGGCTTACCGTAACGTGGTTCGTGGTGAAGAGAAGTTTGTTCCGTACTTCCGTCAAGCAACACCAGAACTAGAGCTAGGTAAACTGCCTCTAGGTTCTCGCCCAGCTAAACGTAACCCGAACGGTGGTGTAGAAAGCCTACGTGCAATTCCATGGATCTTCTCTTGGAGCCAAAACCGCTTGGTACTTCCTGCATGGTTAGGTGCTGGTGAAGCGATTCAATACTCAGTTGACCAAGGGCATCAAGCGCTACTTGAAGAGATGTGTCGTGAATGGCCATTCTTCTCAACTCGTTTGGGTATGTTGGAAATGGTGTACTCGAAGTGCAACATGGAAATCGCTAAGTACTACGACCAACGTCTTGTTGACGAAGAGCTATTACCGTTAGGTGAATTGCTGCGTGAACAGCTACAAAAAGATATCAAAGCCGTACTAAATGTAGAGAACAACGAGAACCTAATGCAGAGCGACCCTTGGGGGCTTGAGTCGATTCGCCTACGTAACATCTACGTAGAGCCATTGAACATGCTTCAAGCTGAGCTGCTGTACCGTACTCGTAAGTGCGAAACACCACCAGCTGAGTTAGAAGAGGCGCTAATGGTGACTATTGCAGGCATTGCTGCAGGCATGCGAAATACCGGTTAA
- a CDS encoding PadR family transcriptional regulator: MSLPHVILTVLSTRDATGYDITKEFSASIGYFWKASHQQVYRELNKMAQNEQVTCVLEPQEGKPDRKVYSITDAGRSALGEWFEQPTAHPTVRDEFSAKLMACAVQPSDAYRVQLSELVEESRKLVSHYREIEAAYYATPATLDKQARLERLTLRRNLLIREAWIVWAEEVLLELGAIA; this comes from the coding sequence ATGTCATTACCACACGTAATTTTAACCGTTCTAAGTACACGCGACGCTACTGGTTACGATATCACAAAAGAATTCTCTGCAAGCATCGGTTACTTCTGGAAAGCTAGCCATCAACAAGTTTACCGTGAGCTAAATAAAATGGCTCAGAACGAACAGGTAACTTGCGTGCTTGAACCTCAAGAAGGCAAACCTGATCGTAAAGTTTACTCTATCACCGATGCTGGCCGTAGTGCTCTGGGTGAATGGTTTGAACAGCCGACTGCACACCCAACGGTTCGTGACGAATTCTCAGCTAAGCTAATGGCTTGTGCTGTACAACCTTCTGACGCGTACCGTGTACAACTTTCTGAACTTGTAGAAGAATCTCGCAAATTGGTTTCTCATTACCGTGAAATCGAAGCGGCTTACTACGCAACACCAGCAACGCTAGACAAGCAAGCTCGTCTTGAGCGTCTAACGCTTCGTCGTAACCTACTTATCCGTGAAGCATGGATTGTATGGGCTGAAGAAGTATTGCTTGAACTTGGTGCTATCGCTTAA
- the metF gene encoding methylenetetrahydrofolate reductase, protein MGYTHASHIDALNQNIAELSDNINVSFEFFPPSSEKMEETLWNSVHRLKTLQPKFVSVTYGANSGERDRTHSIIKEIKNQTGLVAAPHLTCIDASREELIQIADDYWANGIESIVALRGDIPPGGGAPEMYASDLVELLKSRHDFDISVAAFPEVHPEAKSAQSDLINLKRKVDAGANRAITQFFFDVESYLRFRDRCVAAGVDVEIVPGILPVSNFKQASRFAAMNNVKVPGWMAKQFEGLDDDPTTRQLVGASQAIDMVRTLSREGVKDFHFYTLNRAEMTYALCHTLGVRPQVAAL, encoded by the coding sequence ATGGGATACACACACGCTAGTCATATCGACGCTTTAAATCAGAATATCGCTGAGCTTTCTGACAACATCAATGTGTCATTTGAGTTTTTTCCACCAAGCAGTGAAAAGATGGAAGAGACCCTGTGGAATTCTGTTCACCGTCTTAAAACGCTTCAACCAAAATTTGTATCAGTGACCTACGGTGCAAACTCGGGTGAGCGTGACCGTACCCACTCAATCATTAAAGAAATCAAGAACCAAACAGGTCTAGTTGCTGCGCCGCACCTAACGTGTATTGATGCGAGTCGCGAAGAGCTGATTCAAATTGCTGACGATTACTGGGCAAATGGCATTGAGAGTATCGTTGCGCTGCGTGGTGATATTCCACCAGGTGGCGGAGCGCCTGAGATGTACGCATCTGACCTCGTTGAGCTACTCAAGTCTCGTCACGACTTTGATATTTCAGTGGCGGCATTCCCAGAGGTTCACCCTGAAGCGAAAAGCGCTCAATCAGATCTTATCAACCTAAAACGTAAAGTGGATGCCGGTGCAAACCGTGCCATCACTCAGTTCTTCTTTGATGTAGAGAGCTACCTACGTTTTCGTGACCGCTGTGTAGCGGCTGGCGTTGATGTTGAGATTGTACCGGGTATCTTACCAGTTTCTAACTTTAAGCAAGCGTCTCGCTTTGCTGCGATGAATAACGTAAAAGTACCAGGCTGGATGGCGAAGCAATTTGAAGGCTTGGACGATGATCCAACGACTCGTCAGCTTGTTGGTGCTAGCCAAGCGATTGATATGGTTCGTACACTGAGCCGTGAAGGTGTGAAAGACTTCCACTTCTACACGCTAAACCGTGCAGAAATGACTTACGCACTTTGCCACACGTTAGGTGTTCGTCCGCAAGTCGCTGCGCTTTAA
- a CDS encoding bifunctional aspartate kinase/homoserine dehydrogenase II has product MAAFRQLHKFGGSSLADPECYLRVVNILREYSSATDLVVVSAAGKTTNRLIEFVEALDKDGRIAHECLQTLRQFQLELIEALLEGEPAEQLTATIQQEFTALGELTAPLSEAQKAQVLGHGEVWSSRLLAALLCQHDLQAVAQDARAFLRAEVGAQPEVERARSYPLIKEALAQHAHCRVVITGFMAQNTEGETVLLGRNGSDYSATVIGALAEVDRVTIWSDVAGVYSADPRLVSDACLLPLLRLDEASELARLAAPVLHSRTLQPVAQSAMDLSLRCSYQPEAGSTQIERVLASGRGAKIITSLDEVLIVQLTFGHGHDFDRLESEVLEGLKRAQLEPLAYELEPDQHCLRLAYTEEIAGGALEYLQDHAIEAEIKLKEGFSLIAAVGAGVTKNPNHCYGFYQQLKSSSVEFISEANSGLSLVAVIRKSETSSLVKGIHSQLFQAQKRVAIALCGKGNIGSSWLSLFAEQKAELEKRRGMNFELVAVVDSQTYWFDDQGIDATSVGERFDDEAIANNGNDWLERLGSIQGYDEAVVLDVTASQALAEKYLQIAQQGIHLISANKVAGSASSEYYHQVQDAFAKISRHWLYNATVGAGLPINHTVRDLRESGDDIIALSGIFSGTLSWLFQQFDGTVPFSELVDLAWQQGLTEPDPRADLDGSDVMRKLVILARESGLDIEPENVKVESLVPEELQDLSVDDFFDKASVLSEELAERLEKAHSQQKVLRYVARLEKNGKATVGVEALSKEHALANLLPCDNIFAIESKWYKDNPLVIRGPGAGREVTAGAIQSDLNRMSSLF; this is encoded by the coding sequence ATGGCAGCCTTTCGCCAGCTACATAAATTTGGTGGTAGCAGTTTAGCAGACCCTGAGTGTTACTTACGCGTGGTCAACATTCTTAGAGAGTATTCATCAGCAACAGACTTAGTGGTTGTTTCGGCAGCAGGCAAAACCACTAACCGTTTGATTGAGTTTGTAGAAGCGCTTGATAAAGATGGGCGTATTGCTCATGAGTGCCTACAAACCCTTCGTCAGTTCCAGCTTGAACTGATTGAAGCACTGCTTGAAGGTGAGCCTGCAGAGCAACTTACGGCGACTATCCAACAAGAATTTACCGCTTTGGGCGAGCTAACGGCTCCTCTAAGCGAAGCACAAAAAGCGCAAGTCCTAGGTCACGGTGAAGTTTGGTCTTCACGTCTGTTAGCTGCTTTGTTGTGCCAACATGATTTACAAGCTGTCGCACAAGATGCTCGTGCTTTCTTACGTGCAGAAGTGGGCGCTCAGCCTGAAGTGGAGCGTGCTCGTTCTTATCCTCTGATTAAAGAAGCGTTAGCGCAACATGCCCATTGTCGTGTGGTGATTACCGGCTTTATGGCGCAAAATACTGAAGGTGAAACCGTATTACTTGGTCGCAATGGTTCAGACTATTCAGCAACCGTGATTGGCGCTTTAGCTGAAGTGGATCGCGTAACGATTTGGAGTGATGTAGCAGGCGTATACAGTGCTGACCCTCGCTTGGTGTCGGATGCGTGTTTACTGCCTCTACTTCGTCTTGATGAAGCGAGTGAACTCGCTCGTCTTGCCGCACCTGTGCTTCATAGCCGCACACTACAGCCAGTCGCGCAAAGTGCGATGGATCTGAGCTTGCGTTGCAGCTATCAGCCAGAGGCGGGCTCTACACAGATAGAGCGTGTATTGGCATCGGGTCGTGGTGCAAAAATCATTACCTCTCTGGATGAAGTGCTGATTGTGCAACTGACGTTTGGTCACGGGCACGATTTCGACCGTCTAGAAAGTGAGGTGCTTGAAGGGCTTAAGCGTGCTCAACTAGAGCCGCTGGCTTATGAGCTAGAACCGGATCAACACTGCTTGCGTCTCGCGTATACAGAAGAGATCGCTGGTGGCGCTCTAGAGTACCTACAAGATCACGCGATTGAAGCTGAGATTAAGCTGAAAGAGGGCTTCTCTCTTATTGCTGCTGTAGGTGCGGGCGTAACGAAGAACCCTAACCACTGCTACGGTTTTTATCAGCAGCTAAAGAGTTCATCGGTTGAGTTTATCTCTGAAGCGAACTCTGGTCTGAGTTTAGTGGCAGTGATTCGTAAGAGTGAAACATCGAGCCTAGTGAAGGGCATTCACTCTCAACTATTCCAAGCGCAGAAGCGTGTTGCGATTGCCTTGTGTGGTAAGGGTAACATTGGTTCAAGCTGGTTAAGTCTGTTTGCTGAGCAAAAGGCTGAGCTCGAAAAGCGTCGCGGAATGAACTTTGAATTGGTTGCTGTGGTTGATAGCCAAACCTATTGGTTCGACGACCAAGGTATCGATGCAACCTCTGTCGGTGAGCGCTTTGATGACGAAGCGATTGCTAACAATGGAAACGACTGGCTGGAGCGTTTAGGCTCTATTCAGGGCTACGACGAAGCTGTGGTTTTGGATGTTACTGCCAGCCAAGCTCTTGCAGAAAAGTATCTACAGATTGCTCAGCAAGGCATTCACTTGATCTCGGCGAACAAGGTGGCAGGCTCCGCATCAAGCGAGTATTACCATCAGGTTCAAGATGCGTTTGCTAAGATCAGCCGTCACTGGTTGTACAACGCGACCGTTGGTGCGGGCTTACCAATTAACCACACGGTACGTGACCTACGTGAAAGTGGCGACGATATTATTGCGCTGTCGGGTATCTTCTCAGGCACTTTGTCTTGGTTGTTCCAGCAGTTTGATGGCACGGTGCCGTTCAGCGAGCTGGTGGATTTAGCATGGCAACAAGGCCTGACAGAACCAGACCCTCGTGCTGACCTCGATGGTTCAGATGTGATGCGTAAGTTGGTGATTCTGGCTCGTGAGTCGGGCTTAGATATCGAACCTGAAAACGTAAAAGTGGAATCACTGGTCCCTGAAGAGCTGCAAGACCTATCGGTGGATGACTTCTTTGACAAAGCTTCTGTGCTGAGTGAGGAGTTGGCTGAGCGTTTGGAGAAAGCGCATTCTCAGCAAAAGGTACTACGTTACGTCGCGCGTTTAGAGAAGAACGGCAAAGCAACCGTAGGTGTTGAAGCGTTATCGAAAGAGCACGCTCTGGCGAACTTGCTGCCTTGCGACAATATCTTTGCGATTGAGAGTAAATGGTACAAAGATAACCCATTGGTTATTCGTGGCCCAGGTGCTGGACGTGAAGTGACGGCTGGTGCAATTCAGTCTGATTTGAACCGAATGTCGAGCCTGTTCTAA